The window CGCGCAGATTGTCGTCCATGTCCTCGCAGAAGCGGTCGAACAGCGCCTGCGACAGCTCGGTGGCGCCTTGTCGGGGGGCGCCCTGGACCGTGCGGAGGCGGCGCAGCAGCAGCCAGAGGTGCAACAGCAACAGATCGAACCGCCCGTCAACGGTATCCGGCACGCCCAAGTCGCGGTAAAATATGGGTTCTCGCGCCTGCGTCACGATCATGCCATAGATGGCTTCAATGGTGCCCGAGGCTAGGCGGGGTTTCCTGAAGTGATTGAACGGCCAAAGCATTGTGGTTTCCGCAAGCGGGCGCGCGCGTGTTGCATTCAGAGCCTCCGCCCGGTACTTCAGCGCCTCGCGCGACGCAAGGGGACGGAATCAGTTCCGCTATGACGATAACGAACCAGACCAGCCTGCGTGCAGACAAGCGGCGCGGCCTTCAAGCACGTTGGCGCGGCTTGCGCCTGTTCGCGGCCGCGGCCCTGGTCGGCGCTGCGCTTGCGGGCTGCACCGGCGAGCAGTTCCAGAAGGGTTACATCCTGCCGCCCGGCGCGCTGGAGCAGATCCCGATCGGCGCGAGCCAGGACCAGGTGCTGATCGTGATGGGCACCCCCTCCACCGTCGCAACCCTGGACGGCGAGGTGTTCTATTACATCTCGCAGCGCTCGGAGCGCGTGGTCGCCTTCATGAATCAGAAGGTGGTCGATCAGCGCGTCATCGCGGTCTATTTCGACAAGAACCGGCGCGTGCGCCGGCTTGCGAATTACGGCCTGCAGGACGGCAAGATCTTCGACTTCATCAGCCGGACCACGCCGACGTCGGGCCAGGAGATGAGCTACCTCACGCCTATCTTCAAGCTGCTCAGCTTTAACTGAGCCTTCAGCCTGCGGCTTCGTGCGGCTTGCCGTTGCGCGTCCTGTTCCATACGCTCCCTCCAAAACAAGCTGCAGGGAGTGGATTCGTGCCCAATAAATTGCTGTCCCGCCGTCGCGTGCTCACCGGTGCTGCCGCCCTCTCGGCCGCAGCGATCCTGCCGCGCTCGAGTCTTGCGGACTGGAAGCCCACCGAAAACGTCCGCCTCGTCGTGCCGGCTGCCGCCGGCGGCTCGACCGATGTGATGGGTCGGCTCCTGGCCGCGCATCTGCAGACCGCATGGGGCCAATCGGCCGTGGTGGAAAACCGCTCCGGCGGCGGCGGTACGATCGGCACGGCCGAGGTGGTCCGCGCCAAGCCGGACGGTCACACCATCCTGATCGGCAATCCCGGCCCGAACGCGATCGCCTACAGCATCTTCAAGAACCTCACTTACAAGCCGGACCAGCTCCAGCCAGTCTCCAACATGATCCGGATCCCGAACATCGTCTCGGCTCATCCCAAGACCGGCATCAAGTCGATCGCCGAGCTGGTCGCCTATCTCAAGGCCAATCCGGACAAGCTCAGCTACGCCTCCTCCGGCGTCGGCCAGAGCCCTCACCTCACAGGCGCCTGGTTCCTGCAGCTCACCGGCCTGAAGATGACGCATATCCCGTTCCGCGGCGCCGGTCCCGCGCTCCAGGCGGCGCTCGCCGGCGACATCCAGATCCTGTTCGACAATCTCTATCCGAGCCTGCCGCAGGTGCAGAACGGCACCCTCACCGGCCTCTGCGTCACCACGACCGAGCGCAGCGAGCTCGCGCCGAACCTGCCGACCATGCGCGAGAGCGCGCCGGAGCTTGCGGCTTTCGACGTCTCGTCGTGGTTCTCGGTGTTCCTGCCGAAGGGTGTGCAGCCCGCCGTTGTCGAAGCGCTCAACCTGCAAGTGAAGGCGATGCTCGAGCGCGACGACATCAAGAAGAACATTGTCGCCATGGGCGCCCGCGCCGACTACGGCACGCCCGACCAGTTCGCCGCCTTCGTGGACGCCGAGACGAAGAAGTTCGCCGGCATCATCCAGAAGGAAGGACTGCAGATGGACGTGCAGTGACGGGGTCGGTCTGGGGCGCCGGGGCTTTGATCCAGTTGAAAACGAGGAGCACCGCCGCCGCCAGCGCAACCGCCAGGAGGGTGCGCGGCTGAAGCGAGCCTGATCTCCTGGCGCCGGTTTGCGCTTTGCCGCAGCTTGGACAGAGGATCGTGCCCATCGGCATATCGCTGCCGCACTGATTGCACCTGGTCATCTCGAACTTCATGGTGCCTAACCTCTCCAGAAGAATCGCCGCATTCGGCCGGCAGCCGACAAAAAACCCGCGGCTTGCACCGCGGGTTTGTCGCAGGAGAGCTGCCTCTGGTTCAGTGCGCGAGCACCGCCAGCAGCAGCAACGCCACGATGTTCGTGATCTTGATCATCGGGTTCACCGCCGGACCTGCGGTGTCCTTGTAGGGATCGCCGACCGTGTCGCCGGTCACGGCCGCCTTGTGAGCATCACTGCCCTTGCCGCCGAAATGTCCGTCCTCGATGTACTTCTTGGCGTTGTCCCAGGCGCCGCCGCCCGAGGTCATCGAGATCGCGACGAACAGGCCGGTCACGATCACGCCGAGCAGCATCGCTCCGACGGCCGAGAACGCCGCCGACTTGCCGGCCGGCCCGCCCCCCGCGATCGCATAGATCACGAAGTAGACGAAGATCGGTGACAGCACAGGAAGCAGCGAGGGGATGATCATTTCCTTGATCGCCGCCTTGGTCAAAAGGTCGACCGCCTTGCCGTAATCCGGCTTGTCGGTGCCTTGCATGATGCCCGGCTTCTCGCGGAATTGGCGCCGGACCTCCTCGACGATCGCGCTCGCCGCGCGGCCCACGGCGGTCATGCCCATCGCGCCGAACAGATACGGCAACAGACCGCCGAACAACAGGCCCACCACGACGTAGGGGTTGTTGAGCGAGAAGTCCGGTTTGACGCCGGCGAAGTAGGCGTGGTGTGCGGAGTCCGCAATGAAGAACTTGAGATCCTCGTTGTAGGCCGCGAACAGCACCAAGGCGCCGAGACCGGCGGAGCCGATCGCGTAGCCCTTGGTCACCGCCTTGGTGGTGTTGCCGACCGCATCGAGCGCGTCGGTCGACTTGCGAACCTCCTTCGGCAGGCCCGCCATCTCGGCAATGCCGCCGGCGTTGTCGGTCACCGGGCCGAACGCGTCGAGCGCGACGACCATGCCGGCGAGCGCGAGCATCGTGGCGGTCGCGATCGCGATGCCGAACAGGCCGGCGAGGCTGTAGGTGACCAGGATACCGGCGATGATGACGAGCGCGGGCAGCGCGGTCGATTCCATCGAGACGGCGAGGCCCTGGATCACGTTGGTGCCGTGGCCGGTTACCGAGGCCTGGGCGATCGACTTCACCGGACGATAGTCCGTGCCGGTGTAGTATTCGGTTATCCAGATGATCAGCGCGGTAACGGCGAGACCGACCACGCCGCACTCGAACAGCGCCATGCCGGTATAGTCGACGCCGGCGAGCTTGCCGAAGCCGATCAGGTAATAAATCACGCCGGCGATGCCGACCAGCGACAGGACGCCGGTTGCGATCAGGCCCTTGTAAAGCGCGCCCATGATCGACTGGCTCGGCCCGAGCTTCACAAAGAAGGTGCCGATAATCGAGGTGATGATGCAGATGCCGCCGATGGCGAGCGGCAACGTCATCATGTCGGCGAGGATCGGCGTCTTGGCGAAGAAGATCGCCGCCAGGACCATGGTGGCGACCGCGGTCACCGCATAGGTTTCGAACAAATCGGCGGCCATGCCGGCGCAGTCGCCGACATTGTCGCCGACGTTGTCGGCGATGGTGGCCGGGTTGCGCGGATCGTCTTCGGGGATGCCGGCCTCGACCTTGCCGACGAGGTCGCCGCCGACGTCCGCACCCTTGGTGAAGATGCCGCCGCCGAGACGGGCGAAGATCGAGATCAGCGAGGCGCCGAAGCCGAGCGCCACCATAGCGTCGATGACGACGCGGCTGTCAGGCGCAAGCTTCAGCGAATGGACCAGGAAGCCGAAATAGAGGGTCACGCCGAGCAGCGCGAGACCCGCCACCAGCATGCCGGTGATGGCGCCCGCCTTGAAGGCAAGCTCGAGACCACCCGCGAGCGACGTCGTCGCCGCCTGGGCGGTGCGCACATTGGCGCGGACCGAGACGTTCATGCCGATGAAGCCGGCCGCCCCCGACAGGATCGCACCGATGGCAAAACCGATTGCTACGTAGAGCCCCAGGAAATAGGCAAGCAGCACGAAGATGACGATGCCGACCATACCGATCGTGGTGTACTGACGCCGCAGGTAAGCCTGTGCGCCTTCGCGCACCGCTGCCGCGATTTCCTGCATGCGCGGAGACCCCGCATCCGCGCTCAACACCGAAGACGTCGCCCAGATCGCGTAGACGACGGAAAGCACTCCGCAGAGCACAATCAACCATAATGCTGTCATGTGATTTTTTGCCTCAGATCCTTGATGAACGTACCCCCGGCGCCTTTTGTTTTTCCGTCGTGCGGTGCGGCGCCTTGATTTTGAACAAGGCCGCTCCTTGCCCGAAGGCGCGGCCCTAGTCGGTCACGACCTTGCCAAAATCAAATTGAGGGTGCAACGCCGGATGAGCCGAAAAAGCCGATCTCGGCAAGTATTTAGGCCGGTCCGGGGTCGCCCGTTTGCCACAGAACAGGCAAGCGGCCTACCGAAGGGACCGAGCCCAGCCGTGGCCATGCCTAGGCCGCCGACCTCACAGGATGACGGGATGAGGACGCGATCTCGAAGGTCTGGCCATCATCCGTCCTCCGCGTAGTCGAGACCTTGATCTCATAGACGCCACCGTTCGGACCAGGCTCCAAACGAACTGCGATCGTCTGGTCGGGTGTCACGGGACCAAGCGCCACATCCTGGTCAGGCAAAACGAGTGTCGCCAGCTCGTTGACGAAAACGACCACATGCATGCCCTTCGGCATGTTCTTCGTCGCCCATTGCCGCAAGTGATCGTGATAGGGCTGTCGGCTCCATGCCGATGGCAGGCCCGGATCGACCTGGATCTGGATGTTCCGGCTGACCGGATGGATGGTGACCACCATCTTCGCCTGATCGGGCTTCCATTGCGCCGGCATCGCCGCCTCCGTTCGCCAGAGGCAATTGAATTCCGCGCACTGGTCCGGCAGGCTGTCGTGGATCTTGCAGCCACGCCCGGGCTTGCACTGCCCGCACCACTTGCCGGCAGGCTTCTGGATCTCAGGAATGTTGTAGACCTTGCAGCAGAGCGTGCAGCTTCCACATTCCCTGCCGGGAACGGGCTGCAACTTGCTCGCGGTTGAGGCCGCTGTCATCCGAATCAAATCCGCCGATTGCGATTTCCGATAGTACCCGGTTGTCCCCAAAAAGCGGAGAGACTAGACGCGCCTGGCCGCACCAGAGCCTAGAAATGGCTATAGGATAGGCGGCGCAGTGTGATGTCGCGGCCTTGTGCGCCCGTCCATCGCGGCGCTCGTTGGCCGGCGATGATGGTGCCGATCGCCGTGACGGGGACACCAGCCTGCTCGGCCTCCCGTGTGAAATCGGCGCAGCGCGATTCGGGAACGGCGCACAGAACTTCGTAATCGTCCCCGCCGGACACGAGCCTTTCAAGGCCGACAGCGGACATCGCAGCGGCTGGTGACAGCGGAACATGGTGCGCCTCGACCAAGGCGCTGACGCCGGAGGCGGCGCAGAGCTTGGCAAGATCACCTGCCAGACCATCGGACACGTCCATCGCTGCGCTGGCATGGGCGAGCACTGCCCCGGCCAATGCATTGCGCGGCCGAGGGAGGCGATAGCGATCGATCAGATAGTCCTGCGCGGCCCGATCTGCCGTCAGCATGGCCCCCATCGTCCCGCCCGTGAGCACATCGAGGCCAAGCGCGGCGTCGCCGATCGTGCCCGTGACCAGGATACGGTCGCCCGGCTTCGCGCCGGTGCGGCCAACCATCCGCCCCTGCGGCACGCGGCCAAAGGCGGTGATCGAGATCATCTGCGGCCCGGGCGTCGACACCGTGTCGCCGCCGAGCAGCGGACAGGCGAAGGTCTTGGCATCCTCGCCTAGCGCATCGGCGAACGGCCTGAGCCAGGCGTCTTCCTTGCTGCGCAGCGCCAGCGTCAGCACGAAGCCGGCCGGCACGGCCCCCTTGGCGGCGAGATCGGACAGGTTCACCCGCAGCGCCTTGCGCGCGATGGTATCGGGCGGATCGGTGGCAAGATAATGCACGCCCTCAACCACCGCGTCGGTGGTGACGACGATGTCGCTGCCGAGCGCCTGCAGGATGGCGGCATCGTCCACCAGCCCCAGCGCGCCGGGATCAGTCGCCAGCGGCTTGAAATAGCGCGCGATGAGGGAGTCTTCGGCGGAGGTTTCTGGTGCGTTCGTCATCGGCGCTAGCCCCAAACTCCACTGTCATCGCCCGGCTTGACCGGGCGATCCAGTACGCCGAGACGCCCGATATCCATTACCGCTGCCGCGGCGTACTGGATCACCCGCCTTCGCGGGTGATGACAGCGGAATGTGTAATTACCCCCGCCCGAACTCGTCACCGCGAAACTGGCGGCCGATCTGGTCGAGCACCGCGTTGACCATGCCCGTTTCCTCGCGGTCGACGAAGGCATTGGCGACGTCGACATATTCGGACACGACGACGCGGCCCGGCACGTCCTTGCGGTGTTCCAATTCGTAGGCCCCTGCCCGCAGCACCGCGCGCAGGATCGCTTCGATGCGCTTCAACGGCCAGCCCTTCGACAGCGCCTCGTCGATCAGCGGATCGAGCTTCTTCTGGTCGCGCACGACGCCGGAGACGACGTCGCGGAAGAACGCCGCTTCCGCCGGCAGATATGTATCGCCCTCGACCTCGTTGCCGAGCCAGTGGCTCTCGAACTCCGCAAAAATGTCGTTGATGCCGGCGCCGCCGATATCCATCTGGTACAGCGCCTGCACGGCTGCGAGCCGCGCCGCACCGCGCCGGTTCGCCTTCTTCTCCGTGCCAGACGGCGGCTTCTTGTTGTTGTCGGCCATGATCAAGCCCGCGCCAGCCGGCGCTTTATGCGCAGCATCGCAATCGCGGCCCGCGCTGCATCGCCGCCCTTGTTCAGCTCGCTGGCGCGCGCCCGCGCCCAGGCCTGCGCCTCGGTGTTGACGGTGAGGATGCCGTTGCCGAGCGGCAGCTTGCGCGCCACCGCCAGGTCCATCAGCGCGCGGGAAGATTCCTGCGAGACGATCTCGAAATGGATGGTGTCGCCACGGATCACGCAGCCGAGCGCGATCGCGGCGTCGTAGGGCTTGCCATTGGCGGCCGCGGAATCGATGGCGATCGCCACCGCCGCAGGAATCTCCAGTGCGCCGGGAACCGTGATGACGTCGTGGGTCAAACCGGCCGCCTTCAGCTCGGCCACCGCGCCTTCGAGCATCGCGTCCTGGAGATCGTCATAGAACCGCGCCTCGACAATCAGCGCGCGCGCGCCGGAAATGTCGGTCTGGTCCTTCAGGGGTGCGCGCCGCGCGTCTGCCATCGTCAAATCCGTTCCACAGGGGTTGGCGCTATGTAGTCGCCACCAGCGGGTAAGCCAAGTTTAAAGACGCCGTCACTTCATTTCCGTCAGCCGCGCCGCATAGCGGGCCATCAGGTCGACCTCGATATTGACCTCATCTCCCGCCTTCCAGCCGCCGATCGTCGTGACCGTCAGGGTGTGCGGGATGATCAGCACCGAAAAGCTCACGTCCTTCACCGTATTAACCGTCAGCGAGACGCCGTCGAGCGTGATCGAGCCCTTGGTCGCGATGAACCGCGCCAGCTCCCGCGTCGTGGAGAGCTCGAACCGCGCCATCTCGGGCAGGTCCTCGCGGCTGACGAGGGTCGCGATGCCATCGGCATGGCCGGCGACGATATGCCCGCCAAGCTCGTCGCCGATCTTGAGCGCACGCTCGAGATTGAGCCTGGTGCCGACCTTCCAGTGCTTTGCCGTCGTCAGCGCCAGCGTCTCGGCCGCGGCATCGACGTCGAACCAGGTCCTTTGAGCAGACTCTTTGCCGCCTTCGACGCCGGAAGCAACCACCGTCAGGCACACGCCATTGCAGGCGATCGAGGCGCCGTCGGCAATGGTGGTCTGGTCGTAGCGGCAGGCGATGCGCAGCCGGTGCAGCTGGCCTTGCGCCGTCGGCGTGAAGCCGATGATCTCGCCGATATCGGTGACAATGCCGGTGAACATTACGCGCGCTCGTAGATGGTGAGAGTATCCTTGTCGAAGGTCTCGCTAGCATGAACCTTGTAGGCCTGCGACTGCGTGATTTTCGACAGGGGCAATGCAGCGAGCGCATCCACCCCGTCGGCGCCCACCGCCTCCGCGCCGCGGAACAGCCAGATCTCGTCAACGAGGTCGGCGGCGATGAAGGAGGCCGCGACGCGGCTGCCGCCCTCGACCATCAGCCGCGTGATGCCCTTGCCGGCCAATGCATGCAGCACCGCCGCAAGATCGAGCCCCGAGGCGTTGCCGGGCGGCACGCGGATCACTTGCGCACCGGCCGCACCGAGCCGCGTGGCGGCCGCGGCCTCCGCGAGTTCAGAACCCACCACCCACAACGGAATCTCGCGCGCGGAGCCCACGAGCTTGCTTGCGCCGGGAATGCGCAGACTCTGGTCGAGAACGACGCGCACCGGCGAGCGCGCCGCCATGCCTGGCAGGCGGCAGTCGAGCTGCGGATCGTCCACCAGCACCGTGCCGATGCCGACCAGGATGGAGTCGCTCGAGGCGCGCAGGAGGTGCACCCGGTTGCGTGCCGCCTCCCCGGTGATCGCGACCGGCTTGCTCCCGGCCGCGCCGATCTTGCCGTCGGGCGAGACCGCGAGCTTCAGGATCACATGCGGGCGGTGATCCCTGATGCAGCGGAAATGCCCGGAATGATCGAAGGCGGCTTCGCGCGCGCACAGACCCACATCCACCATGATGCCGGCGGCGCGCAAGCGCGCGTGACCCTGACCTGCGACTTCCGGGTTGGGATCCTCGATCGCGGCCACCACACGCTTGATGCCGGCGGCAATCACGGCGTCGGCACACGGTGGCGATTTGCCGAAATGCGAACACGGCTCCAGCGTGACATAGAGCGTGGCGCCGCGCGCGGCCTCGCCTGCGCGCCGCAGCGCTTCAGGCTCGCCATGCGGCCGTCCGCCAGGTTGGGTCCAGCCGCGGCCGACGATCACGCCGTCCTTGACGATGACGGCGCCGACGGCGGGATTGGGCCAGGTACGTCCCTGCCCGCGCCTGCCGAGCGCCAGCGCAAGCTCCATGAAGCGCCGGTCGGCATCCCTGGACTCGCGCGCCTTCTGCGCGAATTGATCCTCCAGGATGCGAAAGATCATTTGCGGATCGCGGCGAGCCGCGCTTCCTCCTCACCGGAGAGTTCGCCGAGCACGTCGGCGAAATCCTTGGCCTCGCGGAAATTGCGGTAGACCGAGGCGAAGCGGACATAGGCGACGTCGTCGAGCGTGCGCAGATGCTCCATCACGGTCTCGCCGATCACCTCGGAGGAGATTTCAGCCTCGCCGCCGGTCTCGAGCTCGCGCACGATGGTGGAGACCATCTTCTCCACCCTTTCAGGCTCGACCTGCCGCTTGCGCAAGCTGATCGACACCGAGCGCATCAGCTTGTCGCGATCGAACGGCACGCGGCGACCGTTGCGCTTGATTACCGTGAGCTCGCGCAGCTGCACGCGCTCGAAGGTGGTGAAGCGGAAATTGCAGGCGACGCACACGCGCCGCCTGCGGATCACGGAAGAGTCCTCGGTCGGACGCGAGTCCTTCACCTGCGTATCGAGACTGTTGCAGTTCGGGCAGCGCATCCGTTGACCTTGACCGGTTGTCTTGGACCTTACTGATAGATCGGGAAACGGTCGGTGAGCGCCTTGACCCGTTCCTTGATCGCGGCCTCGACCAGCGGCGCCTTGCCGTCGGAGGATTGCGCGATCGCGTTCAGGACTTCGGCGATCATGCCGCCCACCTGCTGGAATTCGGCGACGCCGAACCCGCGGGTGGTTGCCGCAGGCGTGCCCAGCCGAATACCGGAGGTGACAAACGGCGACTCGGGGTCGAACGGAATACCGTTCTTGTTGCAGGTGATGGCAGCGCGAACCAGCGCCTTCTCCGAGGCGTTGCCCTTCAGGCCCTTCGGCCGGAGGTCAACCAGCATCAAATGATTATCGGTGCCACCCGAGACAATGTCGAACCCGTGGCCCTTCATCGCCTCCGCCAGCGCCTTGGCGTTCTCGACGACGTTCTTGGCATAGACCTTGAAGTCCGGCCGCAGCGCCTCGGCGAAGGCGACCGCCTTCGCCGCGATCACATGCATCAAAGGTCCGCCCTGGAGGCCCGGGAAGATCGCCGAGTTGAATTTCTTGGTCAGCGCCTCGTCATTCCACAGCATCAGGCCGCCGCGCGGCCCGCGCAGCGATTTGTGCGTCGTGGTGGTGGTGATGTGGGCGTGCGGCACCGGCGAAGCATGCACGCCGCCGGCGACAAGACCGGCGAAGTGCGCCATGTCGACCAGGAGATACGCGCCGACGCTGTCCGCGATCTCGCGGAAGCGCTTGAAGTCCCAGGCGCGCGAATAGGCCGAGCCGCCGGCCACGATCAGCTTCGGCTTGACCTCCTCGGCCTGCTTGGCGACCGCGTCCATGTCGATGATCTGGTCCTCGCGGCGCACGGTGTAGTGCGCGGCCTTGAACCACTTGCCGCTCATGTTGACGGGGGAGCCGTGGGTGAGATGGCCGCCGGCGGCGAGATCGAGGCCCATGAAGGTGTCGCCGGGCTGAAGCAGCGCCAAGAACACCGCCTGGTTCATCTGGCTGCCGGAGTTCGGCTGCACGTTGGCGAAGTTGGCGCCGAACAGCTTCTTGGCGCGATCGATCGCGAGGTTCTCGGCCACGTCGACCCACTCACAACCGCCGTAGTAGCGCGCGCCCGGGTAGCCTTCCGCATATTTGTTGGTCATCACCGAACCCTGCGCTTCCAGCACGGCACGGCTGACGATGTTCTCGGAGGCGATCAGCTCGACCTCATGACGCTGGCGGCCGAGCTCGCCCTTGATGGCGGCTGCGATTTCCGGGTCGGCCTGCTCGAGCGAGGCGGTGAAAAACGAATCGGGCGCGGAGGCGGTTTTGGCGAAGGTCATCTTGCGAATATCTCCACCGCCGCAGCCTTTTGGCGGGCTACGGGCGGGTCTGGTGTGGCGATCGGAAGCGGCGAGCGCGATCTACCACATCGCCCGCAACAGGCCAAGTAGTTGCGGGTCGGACCGGTGATTTATGCAAGATATGGTGGGACTGGAGGATTTGGACGACGGGGCGGTATCCGGTCGTCCATGTCCTGAAAGGCCCGCTTTGGGCTCGAATGGCCGCGCGGGTGCGAGCGGCCAGCCTCGGGCTCGAATGGCCGCGCGGGTGCGAGCGGCCAGCCTCTACAGCCCGGTATACCCCGCCTTCACGGGATCCACGCTGCCGTCGAGCTGCCGCAGATAGGTGAGGCCGCAAACCGTCAACCTGTGGGTGTTCTTCTCGCCGGCTTCCATCAACGTGTTGAGGTAGTTAGTCACCTTTTCCCGCGCCTCCGCGCTCGCCGCCGACGTGCGGTTGGCGAGCAAATCGTAGGTATGCATGATCCGGTCGATGGCAGCTTCCATGGCACCCTCTGGTTCTTGGCGATTTTCTTGCCGCGTTTGGGAGTTGAGATCAGGCAACCGCTTTGGCCTCGGACTGCGCCTCGAACCTGACGATGGCCTTGTTGGCCAGCCTGATCTTGTTGAATTCGCCGTGCTGGAGCAGCTTGATGACGATCTCGAGCAGGCGTTCGTCGGTAACGAGGGTGTCCCGGATCGCGCCGGAGCGGCGAAGATAGTTCGCGGCGATGGCATAGGCCTCGCTCACGAGTTCCACGTTCATCACCCCAACGCCACGCTCGACCAGCATCGTCCGCCCTCCGATCGAAGGGGATAAGCGCCGAACCGGGAACTCGTTCCCTGCGATCGGGGATTTTTTCGCAACCGCGAAATGGAAAAACGCACCGGTCCGGACACAGCCGGGCCGGCGCGCTTGGGGAAGCTCAGGCACGTTGGGAGGCTTGCCGGTCTTGTTGCGGGCCGGCTTGGCCTTGTCCCGTCGAAAAGAACTCAGAGGCGATACAGGATCTGGTCGGTCCAGAACCGCTCGAGGCGGTGCAGCGACTTGTTCAGGGTCGAGAACTCCTCGCCCGAGATGCCGCCGACCTGCTCGACCGTCTTGACGTGCTTCTGGTACAGCGAGTCGACGATGCGGCGGACTTCCTGGCCCTGCGGCGTCAGGCGGATGCGCACCGAGCGACGATCGACGCGCGAGCGCTGATGGTCGAGGAAGCCGAGCTCGACGAGCTTCTTCAGATTGTAGGAGACGTTGGAGCCCAGGTAATAACCGCGCGTGCGCAGTTCGCCCGCGGTCAGCTCCTTGTCGCCGATGTTGTAGAGCAGGAGCGCCTGCACCGAGTTAATGTCCGCACGACCGCGGCGATCGAACTCGTCCTTGATGACGTCGAGCAGCCGGCGATGCAGCCGCTCCACCAGAGTCAAGGCTTCCAGATAGAGCGTCTGCACCGAACCCTGCTGGCCGGAGACGCGCTCTGCGGTATCTGCCGCAGTTGCGACGGCTTTCATCATGACACTTCCCCTGTTGTCGTTTTTATCGACACTCATTCGACGAAACTTGTGTCCCGTCTGATAGGTGCAACTTAAGGGGCTCGTTTGAAGATCGGCTTAAATAAGAGAATAAAGAGATCATGAATTTAAGACAGTGAATTGCGGATTAAGCCTGTGCCACAAGCACTTTTCGCAATAGTCTGTTGACTCTCGCAAGGTCCTGTTCACCCTCCGTCCGCCGCGATTGTCGCATTCCAGAACAGCCCCGCCCCGTTTCGAAACGGCCGCGTAACAGCTGTGGCGGAACACGCTGGTTAGCGAAAACTTACGTCGAATTTTACGCAACCAACCGTCAACCAAGCGGGCACAACTGCGCCCTCGTGTCCCGGACCAGCACAGAGAAGATCCGGGTCCCAGGGGACACGAACGAGTTCGTGGAGAGATGGGCCCCGGCTCAGCGGCGCATCACTGCGTGCTGCGCAGCGTCCGGGGCACGAGAGAAAGAGTGATCGTTGAAATCGACTTCGCCTATGGCGGCCGTTCGCGCGCGGCCATCCAGGCGAGCGCGAGATAGGCGGCGAGCATGAAGGCTTCGACGCCGACCACAATCAGGCTGCCGCCGTAGATGCCGGGGAACATCAGTTCGATCACCGCCATCGACACCACGGTCGTCAGCCACACCACAGCGCCCCAAGGTGTGGCGAGCCAGAGACCAACCGCAGCAACGAGCTCGATCACGGCGAAGTAGATGGTGGAGGCCTGCCAAGCCATCGACTGGTTCTCGAACGCTTCGTCCTCGCCGCCGACGAAGCCCGTCACCTGCGCCCAGTGATAGAGACCTTTCAGGATCGAGAGCAGCGCCATCACCCGCAGGAACAGCACGAGCCGGCGCGTCCAGACATTGTCGTCGGACTCAGCTCGCTCAGACGAGATCGCCGCCACCGACATTGCGCTGTCTCTGGCATTGTCTCGGACGGCGTCCCTGGCACTGTCGCGGGCCGCATCGCGGGTGGAGATCTCGGACATGCCCCCTTCTGGCTGCTTTGCCCCGCAAAATCAATCGGCTGCCATCTTTTGCGACAGGTCAAGCCGCGGTGACGGGAACCATGCAAGCTGGTATAAGAATAATTCTAGCCGGAGGAAGAGTGATGGCGATCAAATACGGACG of the Bradyrhizobium sp. WSM1417 genome contains:
- a CDS encoding outer membrane protein assembly factor BamE, translated to MTITNQTSLRADKRRGLQARWRGLRLFAAAALVGAALAGCTGEQFQKGYILPPGALEQIPIGASQDQVLIVMGTPSTVATLDGEVFYYISQRSERVVAFMNQKVVDQRVIAVYFDKNRRVRRLANYGLQDGKIFDFISRTTPTSGQEMSYLTPIFKLLSFN
- a CDS encoding tripartite tricarboxylate transporter substrate binding protein; translated protein: MPNKLLSRRRVLTGAAALSAAAILPRSSLADWKPTENVRLVVPAAAGGSTDVMGRLLAAHLQTAWGQSAVVENRSGGGGTIGTAEVVRAKPDGHTILIGNPGPNAIAYSIFKNLTYKPDQLQPVSNMIRIPNIVSAHPKTGIKSIAELVAYLKANPDKLSYASSGVGQSPHLTGAWFLQLTGLKMTHIPFRGAGPALQAALAGDIQILFDNLYPSLPQVQNGTLTGLCVTTTERSELAPNLPTMRESAPELAAFDVSSWFSVFLPKGVQPAVVEALNLQVKAMLERDDIKKNIVAMGARADYGTPDQFAAFVDAETKKFAGIIQKEGLQMDVQ
- a CDS encoding sodium-translocating pyrophosphatase, which translates into the protein MTALWLIVLCGVLSVVYAIWATSSVLSADAGSPRMQEIAAAVREGAQAYLRRQYTTIGMVGIVIFVLLAYFLGLYVAIGFAIGAILSGAAGFIGMNVSVRANVRTAQAATTSLAGGLELAFKAGAITGMLVAGLALLGVTLYFGFLVHSLKLAPDSRVVIDAMVALGFGASLISIFARLGGGIFTKGADVGGDLVGKVEAGIPEDDPRNPATIADNVGDNVGDCAGMAADLFETYAVTAVATMVLAAIFFAKTPILADMMTLPLAIGGICIITSIIGTFFVKLGPSQSIMGALYKGLIATGVLSLVGIAGVIYYLIGFGKLAGVDYTGMALFECGVVGLAVTALIIWITEYYTGTDYRPVKSIAQASVTGHGTNVIQGLAVSMESTALPALVIIAGILVTYSLAGLFGIAIATATMLALAGMVVALDAFGPVTDNAGGIAEMAGLPKEVRKSTDALDAVGNTTKAVTKGYAIGSAGLGALVLFAAYNEDLKFFIADSAHHAYFAGVKPDFSLNNPYVVVGLLFGGLLPYLFGAMGMTAVGRAASAIVEEVRRQFREKPGIMQGTDKPDYGKAVDLLTKAAIKEMIIPSLLPVLSPIFVYFVIYAIAGGGPAGKSAAFSAVGAMLLGVIVTGLFVAISMTSGGGAWDNAKKYIEDGHFGGKGSDAHKAAVTGDTVGDPYKDTAGPAVNPMIKITNIVALLLLAVLAH
- the thiL gene encoding thiamine-phosphate kinase, which codes for MTNAPETSAEDSLIARYFKPLATDPGALGLVDDAAILQALGSDIVVTTDAVVEGVHYLATDPPDTIARKALRVNLSDLAAKGAVPAGFVLTLALRSKEDAWLRPFADALGEDAKTFACPLLGGDTVSTPGPQMISITAFGRVPQGRMVGRTGAKPGDRILVTGTIGDAALGLDVLTGGTMGAMLTADRAAQDYLIDRYRLPRPRNALAGAVLAHASAAMDVSDGLAGDLAKLCAASGVSALVEAHHVPLSPAAAMSAVGLERLVSGGDDYEVLCAVPESRCADFTREAEQAGVPVTAIGTIIAGQRAPRWTGAQGRDITLRRLSYSHF
- the nusB gene encoding transcription antitermination factor NusB; protein product: MADNNKKPPSGTEKKANRRGAARLAAVQALYQMDIGGAGINDIFAEFESHWLGNEVEGDTYLPAEAAFFRDVVSGVVRDQKKLDPLIDEALSKGWPLKRIEAILRAVLRAGAYELEHRKDVPGRVVVSEYVDVANAFVDREETGMVNAVLDQIGRQFRGDEFGRG
- the ribH gene encoding 6,7-dimethyl-8-ribityllumazine synthase, producing MADARRAPLKDQTDISGARALIVEARFYDDLQDAMLEGAVAELKAAGLTHDVITVPGALEIPAAVAIAIDSAAANGKPYDAAIALGCVIRGDTIHFEIVSQESSRALMDLAVARKLPLGNGILTVNTEAQAWARARASELNKGGDAARAAIAMLRIKRRLARA